Part of the Zea mays cultivar B73 chromosome 4, Zm-B73-REFERENCE-NAM-5.0, whole genome shotgun sequence genome is shown below.
tggttgaattgcccaacacaaataattggactaactagtttgctcaagtgtatagattatacaggtgtaaaaggttcacacttagccaataaaaagatcaagtttttggattcaacaaaggagcaaagaggcaaccgaaggcacctctggtctgtgggcaccggactgtccggtgtacaccggacagtgtccggtgcaccaccggacagtgtccggtgcaccagaggactccaactcgaactcgtcaccttcgggaaattccagaggcgactccgctataattcaccggactgtccggtgtaacagcggagcaacggctatttcggcgccaatggctacctgcgtcgcattaaatgcgcgcgcagcgcgcgcagatgtcagacacgcccatactggcgcaccggacatccaacagtacatgtccggtgtgcaccggacatccaggcgggcccacaaatcagaagctccaacggtcagaatccaacgacagtgatgacgcggcgggggcaccggactgtccggtgtgcaccggactgttcggtgcgccatcgaacagacagcctcccaacggccacttttggtggttggggctataaataccccaaccaccccaccatttattgtatccaagttttccacttctcaaccacttacaagagctaggcattcaattctagacacaccaaagagatcaaatcctctccaaatccacaaaaggctttagtgattagcgagagagttttgccgtgttcttttgagctcttgagcttggattgcttcttttctttctcacttgctcttgtgatcaacactcaattgtaatcaaggcaagaggcaccaattgtgtggtggcccttgcgaggaagttttattcccggctttgatttgagaagagaagctcactcggtccgagggaccgtttgagagagggaatggttgaaagagacccggcctttgtggcctcctcaacggggagtaggtttgagagaaccgaacctcggtaaatcaaatccacgtgtctcactttattatttgcttgcgatttgttttgcgccctctctcgcggactcgaattatatttctaacgctaacccggcttgtagttgtgtttatatttgtaaatttcagtttcgccctattcacccccctctaggcgactatcacttaccaagccacagtggtgaactgcaatcaacaggtggaatCGGTgacagattggatgagcgattgcgtggagaaacagaaacctgctcgttgtagaaatatgtggaattgtgggtaggctgcactcaagtcaaggattagcacgatcaaacaataatgcaaagttgaattatagtgcaaaacacgaaactatattgctggccacaggtgcaaaggatggatggaactagcagaatggcagtaccaaaaatattgtactagtgatgccaaaaaggcactagtagaaatcacaggtgattttgtttttcttttttgtatgattttttgatatttttctcagcacaagaagcaacaagataggagctacacgaagtttcacctaaaacagatataagatgtggtctatagaaaatcaggaagttctctgaaaagcgtgcgagaactttgacgattttttttctttattttcctgaattttttttgacaattttgtcgaaccccaaacagaccgtaggtaagtttggccggcctcagaatggtgtcaacaagctcctgtaaaaatttcagattttttggaatcccgagcgaaaagttatgcccggtttacggaaggttcctcaagttatgtttgaaaaacgaccgggatgaaaacaaccgtatcctttctccttcgtttctttttttttgtttctgttttatttttgatgtaaccgaaggagaaaaacaaggaagcggtcgttgactcggtttttttttctgttttttcgtaaccgaaggagaaaatcaaggaaacgaccgttgactcggtttgttttttctgtttttttgacgtaaccgaaggagaaaaataaggaaacaatgttgactcggtttgtggcgtgatcaaacgggagatggtggcggcgctagggtttaaatggtggaagaacacaatgcaaccagcaacaaatgacgcgaaagcacacaaattcaacaatgcagattattgaaagaaagtgcgaggctcaaaagggtgctgggataagatctaacctgaatttttatgtggttttgtggactgtaggaaaaaaaacgctcgataaacccaccgatcaacctggaaatctgataccaattgatgtagctgaggtgcccgatctttcggcgagtagagataattctgatttggcggaagatgacccttgcgatccgactacgacgagcaagcccgaggtgccaatgcaatcgctgaaccaactccctgtggttaccgaccttgctgatgcgagatcggcctgatcacgaagatcgtttcctgtgcgcaatcgaagaacgaacaagaaaaagatgcgagcaatctaatctattactcgagggtggagttctaaatacacgaagacagcgcagatttgcgcgtgttcgagagtagctaaagttaacgtaaaacaaaactcaagaaataaaggaggcgcagctcctggataaatagagaggggacgCAGcctctaggggcggccaaccctaggtcgtccattatgggccgcagttgggctggtcgtctattcttccgggccttcgttctttaacagcatgatgtagttcaattctcttgcacgggcccgagtcactggcccaggtggaagaggTGGCGCCTGGACTTgtgaagatggtgcctgggctggagaaggtgctgctggtgtagatgtgctcgtgttggtgttgatgtcctcatcacagaCCATATCGTGCTAATGGATAATGGTACAAATGTTTTTTCCTAAATTGCTAGGACGCTAAATTATTTTTAGTTTAAAATATATAGAAATATAGATTAATCATAACTCGATCCAATCCTTATATTTTATACTTTAAAATTTGGAGGCCATCGTCACCCCACTCGTGCGTGAGCGGTGAGCCGCGGCCGCCCCGCGAAGAGAGGTGACGCGGCGAGCACACGGCCATAGAGGTTACTGCTCTCCTGGGCTGTGAGGCTGTGAGGCTGTGACCAAACGCTCTACGCTCCCACTTCCCACCAACTCCCAAATCCTCCCTGAAAATAAGAATACGAGGGTGAGCGATCGAGCGGTCGAGGGGGTTGTGCTTGTGCGTCAGATCAACCGACTGGTGGCGAGGCTGCGGGAGGAGATGGCCGGCGAAGGGAATGGGGATGAAGGGTGGAGGCGGAGCGGCATCGAGGTCAGCGCCCTGCAGTTCGGCTACGACGGGCAGCCGCCGCTCTTCGCGCGCTTCAACCTCTGCGTCGCACCCGGCTCCCGCTGCCTCCTCGTCGGCGCCAACGGATCAGGTAGGCCTGGCCCTGATCCCCGTTTCCATCCGCGGTTCATCTGATGCATCACGATCTGTAGTCTAGGTATCCAGTGAAAAGGGAAATAACAATTCTGTAGGGCGTAAGCCTAGGGGACGATGGGCGATCCTGTCGGCGACTTAGGAGTTAGGATGCTCTGTTGTGATTGTAGTTTCCACTCTTCACTGCCCCGATTCTTTTTGACACCACGCAACAAACAATTAGTGTGTGATTTGGTTGTTGCTTTTGATGGGGATTGCCTGCCCAGCTCTTCACACCTAATAATCCATTTATTGACTAGAATACCGTTGTTTCTAATGCAATAACGCTATCCATGAAATTGTGGAATCACACAATCTGGTAGGGGTAGTGTAACCTTGAAACAACGTTATGCTTGTGCTACAGAAGCTGAATGAAGTGACAAATGCAATTAAGCTACTGAATGTAGCACCAATTATTGGTGTTCTTGTATATTCTTATACATTTTGTGCTACTTCCACATTTTTCCAGCATTGTGCGTTGCATCTAGCCATTCACACGTACTTTCTTTCTGCCATTGTTTCTCCTCATGGAGACTGAAAAGTGTGGTAGAACTTTGATTAATTTGGAATTTCCATTACCACTGCTAGAATTTGTCTACCTCCAAAGTTGGTGTGTAACAGGAGGGAGTTCATTATCCATTTCAGATAAGTCTTATGTGATGTACAGTCATACAGATGGCCCCTAGTGCTTCATGTAGCGCTTTCCAGCCGAGATGTGGTTTCCAGCTTTGCTGAGTAAATTTTATGTACAACGGCTTATGCACTTACTTATGCCAATACTCAGGCAAGACCACACTCTTGAAGATTCTTGCGGGAAAGCATATGGTTGGAGGAAGAGATGTGGTCCGTGTCCTCAATGGTTCCGCTTTTCATGATACACAGCTAGTGTGCAATGGTGACCTTTCGTACTTGGGTGGTTCTTGGAGCCGTACTATTGGTTCAGCTGTAAGTTCCCTCGCTGTTTACTTGCTTGCAAAAGTTAGAACTTAGATACATTGTTCACTCCCGTTCCATCTTTACTGATGTTTGTACAATTGTACTTGGTGCAAATACACTCTTCCTCACAAATGGGATTTGGGTACATAGATCTTTTGCCTTTTAAAACAGAATAAATCCTTAGAATACTCCATTTTGCCTAATTACATCTATTAAAAGTTGGCCGTATACAATTTCTTTTATTTGCAGGGTAAGGTAAATGTGAACACACAGTTACCAGAGCTCTGTACATTGACAGATCATGATGTTCATCGTTTCTTACTTAGTGGAATTTCTCCATGAATCACTGACAAACAATTTTCTCAGGGGGATGTTCCACTGCAAGGCGACTTCTCTGCTGAGCACATGATTTTTGGAGGTATTCTATCACTCTAATGCTTATGATTTTGGCATATCCCATACTTGGGGGTTCTTATTGACAGAAGATATCATGAATCTAACACAATGTTTCCAAGTCGAGTCGAGTTGTGCAGCTACTGGCTGGTACACTAGTTGTGACTAGGACAGACTAGTCGTGACTAGTCGAATATAAGTCGATGAATATAGTTTTATCATCTGATTGTCCCACCTATTATCAACAATAGAAATTACTTCATCCATTAATCACTCTTTATGTTCCGAAGCTTCCTTGATGCTCTTTTTTGCATGGTCCATGGCAGCCCACATTTCAGCCATTGCTGGTCTCTACCATTTCAGCCTAACAAGATCTCTACCATTTGTCTTGGTCCTCATCAAGTCTTAAATTCTTCCATGTCCATAGATAAATCTAGTTATCTTCTTTGCTTTAGCAATGCAGCCACTAAACTCTTTTATCTTCCCAATAACCTACATCATGAGATCCTTGTGGATAGCACACGGTGTCCAAAATAAGGTAGGAAACTTGTCCATTAGCATCCTACCTACTAGGGTTGAGATGGTTGTGTGGGCTCACATTTTTATACCTAGGCCCAAATAAGTCACCCGACTCAAATGCTATGACTAGTCGATGAGTCGAACGACTAGCTGAGAAAGTCGAGTCACCGTCGAGTCGCTCTGGTCGACTATCACCTCTACACCGACTTCTCGACTAGTCGCTCGACTTTAAAACCTAACATACTCCTATATTTGTCCTTTAACAATCAGCTCTTTAGAGATTACTTTTTCCCTGGTCGCATTAGTTTTTGCTTAAACAAATCCTGCTTTCACATTTGCGGTttagtttttcctagtttaatcaTGCCTTTAGTTAGAAGATTGGCACTAAGGCCATCATTTCTGCTGGTAGAAAACCTACTGGCTTATCACTTGTTTCGTTCTGTACCCTGAAATATGAGCAGTTGATGGGGTTGATCCTGTCAGGCGAGAGAAGCTGGTTGATCTGCTAGACATTGATCTGCAGTGGCGCATGCATAAAGTTTCAGATGGGCAGCGCCGCAGGGTGCAAATCTGCATGGGTCTTCTTCATCCATACAAGGTGATGTTCTGTTCCTTCTTTTGTGATTTTTCCGTTCAGGCAGCATGATGCTTAAGCTAATATGGAGTGCGAACTTGATGTGGTAGGATAAGAACAGCCCAGGACACTCTACCGTTAGTTATTTTTTTTTGGTAATGTCTGACAAAGCTGAACtagtaatttatttatttattttggtaTGCTGAATACTCATATGTTACATGCTGTGATCATTTGCTCACTGCTGAGTGAGCCTGATTAGATAGCTGCGTTGTCCATGCCAGAGAAGAAGAAAAAAGTAGCTGTTTTGCCTTGATTATTCCGACAAATTCCCGCGAGCACATATTCTTTTACGTGGAAGACAGAATAGTTGTATCGGCATCCAAAGTTATTCTGTATGGGACATCTTTGGTGAGGGTATGGGAAGTTCCTCATCCTTATCTGTAGTTCTGTACTTGAACACGGTTCGGTTTTGGGATGCTGATAGGGAAGGCATTTCTCATGTTGGGCATTCCATATTGGATTTTCATCTTGTGTTTTTACCCTCGGTTATCTGGTCCTTGCGGTTTACTTTGGGGTTATTACTGTATATACCCACATCTGTCTTCTGTCATAGCATTAAAACATCTGAAACAACTGCAGGTGCTTTTGCTCGATGAGATCACGGTTGATCTGGACGTGGTGACCAGGATGGACCTGCTTGGTTTCTTCAAGGAAGAGTGCGAGCAGGTACACAAGTTTTAGTTTGCTCTGAATTGCTTCCTCCCCGCATAACACGAAACGCTCGCTCGCTCGCCACAGAGGGAAGCTACCATCGTGTACGCCACCCATATATTTGACGGACTCGAGACGTGGGCTACCGACTTTGCGTACATCCAAGAAGGCGAGCTGAGAAGGTCCGGGAGATACTCCGACATCGAGGAGCTAAGGAGCGCCAAGAACTTGCTGTCGGTAGTCGAGTCGTGGCTGAGGTCAGAGACCAAACTTCCGAAGAAGGAACCCCCACCACGTCCTGAGACCCAGGCCAGGCGTTCCTCGCCGTTCGATGCTTCTCCTTTCCGTTCGTCACGCCACATGGCCTACTACCGTTGATGGTTTCCCAACTCGTACTACACCATTGCCTCTTGTTCTgcgctatatatatatatttttgttGTCGCTCATATCGTATAGTAGCTGTGGAGTTTAATATGTGTCCTCTTCACGGCCCTTGTAGACATCAATCAATATATAGCAGGCAGCACAGAAATAAAAGTTTGGTTCGGTTGGTCTTGCGTTGATGAGCAGTTGGTGACATGACTTGGTGCCCAGCACGTT
Proteins encoded:
- the LOC100282925 gene encoding ABC transporter I family member 19 encodes the protein MAGEGNGDEGWRRSGIEVSALQFGYDGQPPLFARFNLCVAPGSRCLLVGANGSGKTTLLKILAGKHMVGGRDVVRVLNGSAFHDTQLVCNGDLSYLGGSWSRTIGSAGDVPLQGDFSAEHMIFGVDGVDPVRREKLVDLLDIDLQWRMHKVSDGQRRRVQICMGLLHPYKVLLLDEITVDLDVVTRMDLLGFFKEECEQREATIVYATHIFDGLETWATDFAYIQEGELRRSGRYSDIEELRSAKNLLSVVESWLRSETKLPKKEPPPRPETQARRSSPFDASPFRSSRHMAYYR